A window of the Salvelinus fontinalis isolate EN_2023a chromosome 14, ASM2944872v1, whole genome shotgun sequence genome harbors these coding sequences:
- the LOC129811137 gene encoding uncharacterized protein LOC129811137: MDKVETEHRDKVETEHRDKDETEHRDKVETEHRDKVETEHRDKDETEHMDKDVTEHMDKDETEHREKVDTEHRDKDVTEHRDKDETEETEHREKDDTEHRDKDETEHRDKDETEHRDKDETEHREKDDTEHREKDETEHRDKDVTEHRDKDVTEHREKDDTEHRDKDVTEHRDKDETEHRDKDVTEHMDKDETEHRDKDETEHRDKDDTEHMDKDDTDHRDKDETEHMDKDETEHRDKDETEDRDKVDTEHRDKDETEHRDKDETDHRNKDETEHRNKDVTEETEHREKDETEHMEKDETEHRDKDETEHRDKDETEHRDKDETEHMEKDETEHRDKDETEETEHRDKDETEHRDKDETEETEHRDKDETEHRDKDETEHMEKDETEHRDKDETEHRDKDETEHRNKDETEHRDKDETEHRDKDETEHRDKDETEHRDKDETEDRDKDETEHRDKDDTEHRDKDQTEHRDKDETEHRDKDDTEHREKDETEHRDKDETDHRDKDETEHRDKDVTEHMDKDVTEHRDKVDTEHRDKVDTEHRDKDETEHRDKDETEHRDKDETEHRDKGETE, translated from the coding sequence ATGGATAAAGTTGAGACTGAACACAGGGATAAAGTTGAGACTGAACACAGGGATAAAGACGAGACTGAACACAGGGATAAAGTTGAGACTGAACACAGGGATAAAGTTGAGACTGAACACAGGGATAAAGATGAGACTGAACACATGGATAAAGATGTGACTGAACACATGGATAAAGACGAGACTGAACACAGGGAGAAAGTTGATACTGAACACAGGGATAAAGATGTGACTGAACACAGGGATAAAGATGAGACTGAAGAGACTGAACACAGGGAGAAAGATGACACTGAACACAGGGATAAAGATGAGACTGAACACAGGGATAAAGATGAGACTGAACACAGGGATAAAGATGAGACTGAACACAGGGAGAAAGATGACACTGAACACAGGGAGAAAGATGAGACTGAACACAGGGATAAAGATGTGACTGAACACAGGGATAAAGATGTGACTGAACACAGGGAGAAAGATGACACTGAACACAGGGATAAAGATGTGACTGAACACAGGGATAAAGATGAGACTGAACACAGGGATAAAGATGTGACTGAACACATGGATAAAGACGAGACTGAACACAGGGATAAAGATGAGACTGAACACAGGGATAAAGATGACACTGAACACATGGATAAAGACGACACTGACCACAGGGATAAAGATGAGACTGAACACATGGATAAAGACGAGACTGAACACAGGGATAAAGACGAGACTGAAGACAGGGATAAAGTTGACACTGAACACAGGGATAAAGACGAGACTGAACACAGGGATAAAGACGAGACTGACCACAGGAATAAAGACGAGACTGAACACAGGAATAAAGATGTGACTGAAGAGACTGAACACAGGGAGAAAGATGAGACTGAACACATGGAGAAAGATGAGACTGAACACAGGGATAAAGACGAGACTGAACACAGGGATAAAGACGAGACTGAACACAGGGATAAAGACGAGACTGAACACATGGAGAAAGATGAGACTGAACACAGGGATAAAGATGAGACTGAAGAGACTGAACACAGGGATAAAGACGAGACTGAACACAGGGATAAAGACGAGACTGAAGAGACTGAACACAGGGATAAAGACGAGACTGAACACAGGGATAAAGACGAGACTGAACACATGGAGAAAGATGAGACTGAACACAGGGATAAAGACGAGACTGAACACAGGGATAAAGACGAGACTGAACACAGGAATAAAGACGAGACTGAACACAGGGATAAAGACGAGACTGAACACAGGGATAAAGACGAGACTGAACACAGGGATAAAGATGAGACTGAACACAGGGATAAAGATGAGACTGAAGACAGGGATAAAGATGAGACTGAACACAGGGATAAAGACGACACTGAACACAGGGATAAAGATCAGACTGAACACAGGGATAAAGATGAGACTGAACACAGGGATAAAGACGACACTGAACACAGGGAAAAAGACGAGACTGAACACAGGGATAAAGATGAGACTGACCACAGGGATAAAGATGAGACTGAACACAGGGATAAAGATGTGACTGAACACATGGATAAAGATGTGACTGAACACAGAGATAAAGTTGACACTGAACACAGAGATAAAGTTGACACTGAACACAGGGATAAAGACGAGACTGAACACAGGGATAAAGATGAGACTGAACACAGGGATAAAGATGAGACTGAACACAGGGATAAAGGTGAGACTGAATGA